The following DNA comes from Streptomyces sp. Ag109_O5-10.
CGCCGTGGCGTCTGGCGACCGCGGCGCCGTCGTGGCTTGTCGCGCAGTTCCCCGCGCCCCTCAAGGGGCGTTCGGCAGCGCCCCTGTTTTCCAGGGGCGCGGGGAACTGCGCGATCAACCCCCACCGGGCCGTCAGACGACAACGAAACGCGAAGTGGCCCGAACTCCAACGAGGAGTCCGGGCCACAAGCCTCAGCGCAGCGTCTCTCACACGGTCCTGAACGCCAGGACGACGTTGTGGCCGCCGAAGCCGAACGAGTCGTTCAGCGCGGCGATCCGGCCCTCGGGCAGCTGCCGTGCCTCGCCCCGCACCACGTCCGCGTTGACCTCGGGGTCGAGGTCGTCGAGGTTGATGGTCGGCGGAGCCGTCCGGTTCACCAGCGCCAGGATCGACGCGACGGTCTCGATCCCGCCGGCACCGCCCAGCAGGTGACCGGTCATCGACTTGGTCGCGGAGATCGCCATGTGGTCGACGTCGTCGCCGAACACCTTCCGCAGCGCCTTGATCTCGGCCACGTCACCCTGCGGCGTCGACGTCGCGTGCGCGTTGACGTGCACGATCTCGGCCGGCTTCAGGTCCGTGTTGTCGAGCAGGTTCTGCAGCGCGTGCGCGATCCCGTTGCCCGACGGCTCCGGCTGCGTGATGTGGTGCGCGTCGGCCGAGATGCCCTGGCCGACCGCCTCCGCGTAGATCCGCGCCCCGCGCGCCCTCGCGTGCTCCTCGGACTCCAGGACGATCACGCCCGCGCCCTCGCCGAGGACGAAGCCGTCACGGCCGGAGTCGTAGGGACGCGACGCACCCTCGGGGTCGTCGTTGTTCTTGGACATCGCCATCATGTTGCCGAACGCGGCGATCGGCAGCGGGTGGATCGCCGCCTCCGTGCCGCCGGCCACGACGATGTCCGCACGCCCGGTGCGGATCATCTCGATGGCGTACCCGATGGCCTCGGCGCCGGAGGCGCAGGCCGACACGGGCGTGTGCACACCGGCCCGCGCACCCAGCTCGATACCGACGTTGGCGGCCGGCGAGTTGGGCATCAGCATCGGCACGGTGTGCGGGGAGACACGGCGTACGCCCTTCTCCTTGAGCACGTCGTACTGGTCGAGCAGGGTCGTCACGCCGCCGATGCCGGAGGCGATGACGGCGCCGACCCGGTCGGGGTTGGCGGACGCGTCCTCACCGGCCTTGGCGGTGAAACCGGCGTCCTTCCAGGCCTCCTTGGCGGCGATCAGCGCGAACTGCGCGGACCGGTCCAGCTTGCGGGCCTGCGGGCGGGGGATGATCTCGCCCGGTTCGACGGCGATCTGCGCCGCGATACGGACGGGCAGCTCGGCCGCCCAGTCCTGCTCCAGGAGGCTGACGCCGGACTTGCCGGCGACCAGGGCCTCCCAGAACGAAGCTGCGTCGCCACCCAGCGGTGTGGTTGCGCCGATACCGGTGACGACCACGGTGCGATTGGTCGGGCTCACGGGAATTCTTTCTCCAACGGATACGGGATTCGACGGCGCCACCGCCGGGTGGCGGGGCATTGCAGCCGGAGGCTAGTTAACTGCCTCAGGCCTGGTGCTTGAGGATGTAGTCGGTCGCGTCGCCGACGGTCTTGAGGTTCTTGACGTCCTCGTCCGGGATCTTGACGTCGAAGCGCTCCTCGGCGGCGACGACGACCTCGACCATGGACAGCGAGTCGACGTCCAGGTCGTCGGTGAAGGACTTGTCCAGCTGGACGTCCTCAACCGGGATGCCGGCGATCTCGTTCACGATCTCGGCGAGACCTTCGACGATCTCTTCCTGAGTGGCGGCCATGTCAGGCGCTCCTTCTTAGATGTTCCAGACGGTTGCTGCGGTACTGCGGACGGCGACCCGTTCCGGATGCATGATCCGGCACGGAGTGCCTAGGGGAGGGTAACGACAGTGGCGGCGTAGACGAGACCCGCCCCGAACCCGATGACGAGTGCGGTGTCGCCGCTCTTCGCCTCACCGGTCGCCAGAAGCCGCTCCATCGCGAGCGGGATCGAGGCGGCCGAGGTGTTGCCGGTGGTGCGGATGTCACGGGCGACCGTGACGTGCTCCGGCAGCTTGAGAGTCTTCACCATCGAGTCGATGATCCGCACATTGGCCTGGTGCGGGATGAAGACGTCCAGGTCGTCCGCGCTGATCCCGGCCGCGTCCAGCGCCTGCTGAGCGACCTTCGCCATCTCGAACACGGCCCAGCGGAACACCGCCTGGCCCTCCTGCGTGATCGCCGGGAACTTGACGTTGCCCTGGCTGTCGACCGGCAGCCCGGACCTGTCCCCGAAGTGGAAACGGTCCCAGGGGACGGTCTGCTTGATGGTCTCCGACTTGTCGCCCTCGGAGCCCCACACCGTCGGGCCGATCGCCGGCTCCTGCGAGGGGCCGACCACGACCGCGCCCGCGCCGTCGCCGAACAGGAAGGCGGTGGCCCGGTCCTCCAGGTCGGTGAGGTCGCTGAGCCGCTCCACGCCGATGACGAGCACGTACTCGGCGGAACCCTCCACCACCATGCCCTTGGCGAGCGTGAGGCCGTAGCCGAAGCCCGCGCAGCCGGCGGAGATGTCGAAGGCGGCGGCCTTGTTCGTGCCCAGCTTGTCGGCGATCTCGGTCGCGACGGCCGGGGTCTGGCTGAAGTGCGAGACGGTGGAGACGACCACGGCGCCGATCTGCTCGGCGGAGATGCCCGCGTCCGCGATCGCCTTGCCGGACGCCTCGATGGACATCGCGGCGACCGTCTCCTCGGGGCCCGCCCAGTGGCGGGTCTCGATGCCGGAGCGCGACCGGATCCACTCGTCGGAGGAGTCGATCGTCTCCAGGATCACCTCGTTGGGCACCACGCGGGTCGGGCGGTAGCCGCCGACACCGAGGATGCGCGCGTACGGAGCACCCTTGCTGGGCTTGATCTTCGACATCGCAATGGGCTCCTGATTCAGCTGTGCTCGGCGATGAGCTCGCGGGCCGCGTCGAGGTCGTCGGGGGTCTTCAGGGCGAGCGTCTTCACGCCGGGCAGGGCCCGCTTGGCCAGGCCGGTCAGGGTGCCGCCGGGGCACACCTCCAGGAGGGCGGTGACGCCGAGCTCCTTGAAGGTCTCCATGCACAGGTCCCAGCGGACCGGGTTGGCGACCTGGCCGACGAGCCGCTCCACGATCTCGGCGCCGGACGCGACGGCCCGGCCGTCCTTGTTGGAGACGTAGGTGAACTTCGGGTCCATCGGGGCGAGTTCCCTGGCCGCCTCGGCCAGCTTCTCGACGGCGGGGCCCATGTGGTGCGTGTGGAAGGCGCCGGCGACCTTGAGGGCGACGACCTTGCGGACGCCCTCGGGCTTGTCCTCGTTCAGTGCGGCGAGCTGCTCCAGGGTGCCGGCCGCGACGATCTGACCCGCGCCGTTGATGTTCGCCGGGGTCAGGCCGAGCTTCGCCAGGTGCGCCACGGAGACCTCGGGGTCGCCGCCGAGCAGCGCCGACATGCCGGTCTCGGTGATCGCGGCGGCCTCGGCCATCGCCAGGCCGCGCTTGCGCACGAGGGCCAGCGCGGC
Coding sequences within:
- the fabF gene encoding beta-ketoacyl-ACP synthase II; this translates as MSPTNRTVVVTGIGATTPLGGDAASFWEALVAGKSGVSLLEQDWAAELPVRIAAQIAVEPGEIIPRPQARKLDRSAQFALIAAKEAWKDAGFTAKAGEDASANPDRVGAVIASGIGGVTTLLDQYDVLKEKGVRRVSPHTVPMLMPNSPAANVGIELGARAGVHTPVSACASGAEAIGYAIEMIRTGRADIVVAGGTEAAIHPLPIAAFGNMMAMSKNNDDPEGASRPYDSGRDGFVLGEGAGVIVLESEEHARARGARIYAEAVGQGISADAHHITQPEPSGNGIAHALQNLLDNTDLKPAEIVHVNAHATSTPQGDVAEIKALRKVFGDDVDHMAISATKSMTGHLLGGAGGIETVASILALVNRTAPPTINLDDLDPEVNADVVRGEARQLPEGRIAALNDSFGFGGHNVVLAFRTV
- a CDS encoding acyl carrier protein, which codes for MAATQEEIVEGLAEIVNEIAGIPVEDVQLDKSFTDDLDVDSLSMVEVVVAAEERFDVKIPDEDVKNLKTVGDATDYILKHQA
- a CDS encoding ketoacyl-ACP synthase III; this translates as MSKIKPSKGAPYARILGVGGYRPTRVVPNEVILETIDSSDEWIRSRSGIETRHWAGPEETVAAMSIEASGKAIADAGISAEQIGAVVVSTVSHFSQTPAVATEIADKLGTNKAAAFDISAGCAGFGYGLTLAKGMVVEGSAEYVLVIGVERLSDLTDLEDRATAFLFGDGAGAVVVGPSQEPAIGPTVWGSEGDKSETIKQTVPWDRFHFGDRSGLPVDSQGNVKFPAITQEGQAVFRWAVFEMAKVAQQALDAAGISADDLDVFIPHQANVRIIDSMVKTLKLPEHVTVARDIRTTGNTSAASIPLAMERLLATGEAKSGDTALVIGFGAGLVYAATVVTLP
- a CDS encoding ACP S-malonyltransferase, with the translated sequence MLVLVAPGQGAQTPGFLTPWLDLPGVEDRLRAWSDAIGLDLVHYGTHADADEIRDTAIAQPLLVAAGLVSGTALGDIADIAPGAVAGHSVGEITAAAFAGVLDETAALALVRKRGLAMAEAAAITETGMSALLGGDPEVSVAHLAKLGLTPANINGAGQIVAAGTLEQLAALNEDKPEGVRKVVALKVAGAFHTHHMGPAVEKLAEAARELAPMDPKFTYVSNKDGRAVASGAEIVERLVGQVANPVRWDLCMETFKELGVTALLEVCPGGTLTGLAKRALPGVKTLALKTPDDLDAARELIAEHS